A window of Halopelagius inordinatus genomic DNA:
CCGCAGGGCATCCTCGGTAACGAGGAGGTGGCGCCGTGAGCGACTCCGACCCCGAACCGTCTCCGTCGGGCGACGGCGGAACGGTCGTCGAACGGCCCGGACTGCTCGACCGGTGGGAGCGGATTCGCGAACGCGAGGCGACTGTCGTCGGTATCGCGGCCGTCGTCGTCGCGGTGTTCCCGTGGCTGTTCGCTCGCGCCCCGTTCGTCAGCGACGTTCTGCTCGGCTACCAGAGCCTCGCGACGCTCATTCTCATCTGGGGCATCTTCGCCATCGGCTTCGACCTGCTTCTCGGCTACACCGGCTTGCTCTCGTTCGGCCACGCGGCCTTCTGGGGCGGGGCCGCTTACGCGGCGGGCATCTTCTCGAAGAGCGTCTCGGCGGACCCCATCGCGATGGTCGTCGTCGGCACCGTCTCGGCGGTACTGTTCGCGTGGGTGCTCGGATTCCTGTCGCTCCGACGCGGCGGCATCTACTTCAGCATCCTCACGCTGGCGTTCGGGCAGATGCTGTACTACATGGCCACCGCTCCGCTCTCGGCGTGGACCGGCGGCGAGAACGGACTCACCGGAATCAGCGTGGCTCCGCTTTTCGGCACGTTCCACCTCGAAGCCGACCTGCCCGGACTGGCGGGCGAACTGATGGGGACGTGGCTCTACCTGTTCGTCGGCGTCATCGCCGTCGGCGCCGTCGCCGCGGCGTACCGTATCCTCAACTCGCCGTACGGCATGGTGTTTCGCGCCATCCGCGAGAACGAA
This region includes:
- a CDS encoding branched-chain amino acid ABC transporter permease, with amino-acid sequence MSDSDPEPSPSGDGGTVVERPGLLDRWERIREREATVVGIAAVVVAVFPWLFARAPFVSDVLLGYQSLATLILIWGIFAIGFDLLLGYTGLLSFGHAAFWGGAAYAAGIFSKSVSADPIAMVVVGTVSAVLFAWVLGFLSLRRGGIYFSILTLAFGQMLYYMATAPLSAWTGGENGLTGISVAPLFGTFHLEADLPGLAGELMGTWLYLFVGVIAVGAVAAAYRILNSPYGMVFRAIRENEQRAQFVGLNVWRYKLMAFIISGGFAGIAGSLFTIHGSYVPLQSLYWTESGEIVIMTVLGGAASLFGPILGAAVYLYVENIVSGIQTLQIPLTDVVLLDDFGTYWHLLLGLVFVVVIWFAPRGIWGAITDVRTFVSDRLGGDRR